The proteins below are encoded in one region of Pseudoalteromonas ulvae UL12:
- a CDS encoding prepilin-type N-terminal cleavage/methylation domain-containing protein, whose product MKKRQVGFSLIEILVVLVIIAFATNLVVYTISDGDEELLEKQSLRVHTLINLAADFAVLNQVELGFHLDKNKFEFLAFDGEKWLPFEQAAEQEVFKAFEFEPVLEVELTLDDLPWAQDNLLEQVDWRELIDAEDEESFLELEKMKIPQVIILSSGEISPFSLVFSIKEKREPIFLIEGEFMAPVSLRREPE is encoded by the coding sequence ATGAAAAAACGCCAAGTTGGATTTAGCTTAATCGAGATTTTAGTCGTACTGGTGATTATTGCTTTTGCGACCAACTTGGTGGTGTACACCATCAGCGATGGTGATGAAGAGTTATTAGAAAAACAATCGTTACGCGTACACACTTTGATTAATCTTGCTGCAGATTTTGCTGTACTTAATCAAGTTGAGTTGGGTTTTCACTTAGATAAAAACAAATTTGAATTTTTAGCGTTTGATGGTGAAAAATGGCTGCCGTTTGAGCAAGCAGCAGAGCAAGAAGTGTTTAAAGCTTTTGAGTTCGAGCCAGTCCTTGAGGTTGAGCTCACTTTAGATGATTTACCTTGGGCTCAAGATAATTTACTCGAGCAAGTCGACTGGCGAGAGCTTATTGATGCGGAAGATGAAGAGAGTTTTTTGGAGTTGGAAAAAATGAAAATTCCTCAAGTGATCATTTTGTCTTCTGGAGAAATCAGTCCTTTCTCTCTAGTGTTTTCAATCAAAGAGAAGCGTGAGCCTATTTTTTTAATTGAAGGTGAATTTATGGCCCCAGTTTCTCTGCGACGCGAGCCTGAATAA
- the gspI gene encoding type II secretion system minor pseudopilin GspI, protein MRFPPVLLPSRSRGFTLLEVLVALSICAMAGIAAMQVSGEHINHLSTLEEQAYASWVAENQLVEIMAQGNEWPARNKAKGKEEMAGQTWYWQQEVTKSEVNSFVEVRVFIYRDEALTESVYDLSTFVFTGGK, encoded by the coding sequence ATGCGTTTCCCACCTGTTTTACTTCCCTCTCGCAGTCGAGGATTTACCTTACTTGAAGTGCTGGTTGCCCTAAGCATATGCGCTATGGCGGGTATTGCGGCGATGCAAGTATCGGGTGAGCACATCAATCATTTATCAACCCTTGAAGAACAAGCTTACGCCTCGTGGGTCGCAGAAAACCAGTTAGTCGAAATTATGGCGCAAGGCAATGAATGGCCGGCTCGCAATAAAGCCAAAGGCAAAGAAGAAATGGCTGGGCAAACGTGGTACTGGCAACAAGAAGTCACCAAAAGTGAAGTGAATAGCTTTGTTGAGGTGCGAGTATTTATCTACCGCGACGAAGCACTAACCGAATCCGTTTACGATTTATCGACTTTTGTCTTCACGGGAGGCAAATGA
- the gspJ gene encoding type II secretion system minor pseudopilin GspJ has product MKQRGFTLLEVMVALGILGFIVVATHQIFQTSLRTNELSEQTIAELEGLQTTFRLMEQDFSQISRRIGRNEAGDSAEQYLIAGRNLLDSQFDGVGFVREGWRNPAYLLPRSELQAVGYRVFDDNLERIYKVYVDSLDNSEPRKHVLLNNIEEFKVTYRDNKGKWLEKWQNKELPLAVAIEITIKDMQPIKRLFLVPGSGEK; this is encoded by the coding sequence ATGAAGCAGCGCGGGTTTACTTTGCTAGAAGTGATGGTTGCACTGGGCATTTTGGGGTTCATTGTCGTGGCCACACATCAAATATTCCAAACATCGCTACGAACAAATGAGCTATCGGAACAGACCATTGCTGAGCTTGAAGGGTTGCAAACAACATTTCGACTTATGGAACAAGATTTTAGCCAAATTTCGCGTCGTATCGGTCGTAATGAGGCCGGTGATTCAGCCGAACAATATTTAATCGCGGGTCGAAATCTCCTCGACAGCCAATTTGATGGAGTGGGCTTTGTTCGCGAAGGGTGGCGCAATCCGGCATATTTATTACCCCGCAGTGAACTCCAAGCGGTTGGGTACCGTGTATTTGATGATAACTTAGAGCGTATTTATAAAGTGTACGTTGATAGCCTTGATAACAGCGAGCCTCGCAAACACGTGTTATTAAACAATATCGAAGAATTTAAAGTGACTTATCGAGATAACAAAGGTAAGTGGCTTGAAAAGTGGCAAAACAAAGAATTGCCCTTGGCTGTGGCGATAGAAATCACAATAAAAGATATGCAGCCAATTAAGCGTTTATTTTTAGTGCCTGGCAGTGGTGAGAAATAA
- the gspK gene encoding type II secretion system minor pseudopilin GspK yields the protein MGYVKSRHITANTHSQQGAALVIVLFVVALAATLAVEMSSRLMVQVQKSSNLQDYQQAKWFGYAAESLAKKVIKESKAKNKNKTSLDQVWAADETTLPVQGGGTISGKITDLQGCLNLNALRAATAPGAPSNSTNDGHKALFALIDSMDDLPIDETPQALADSVLDWVDANSNTYRDGAEEDEYLSRSTPYLTANHFLASISELRVIKGFNPLVMKKLTPFLCVIPGSDLMAINVNTIPQESSVILAALIDVDASAASSILSARPDGGWDSFADFYNEAKASNPKNLANPDPRIVINSNYFQLAATATYAESRFQLTTQFYVDDKDNVTILARKFGAVQ from the coding sequence ATGGGATATGTTAAATCTAGGCACATAACTGCAAATACTCACTCGCAACAAGGGGCTGCGTTAGTCATTGTTTTGTTTGTCGTGGCTCTGGCTGCGACGTTAGCTGTTGAGATGAGTAGCCGACTAATGGTGCAGGTGCAAAAAAGTAGTAACCTGCAAGATTATCAGCAAGCGAAATGGTTCGGTTACGCTGCAGAGTCCTTAGCCAAAAAAGTAATTAAAGAATCTAAAGCGAAAAATAAGAATAAAACCAGTTTAGATCAAGTTTGGGCTGCAGATGAAACGACTCTTCCAGTTCAAGGGGGAGGAACAATTAGTGGTAAAATTACGGACTTACAAGGTTGTTTAAATTTAAATGCGCTACGCGCGGCAACAGCCCCTGGTGCGCCGTCTAATTCAACAAACGATGGGCATAAAGCCTTGTTTGCGTTAATAGATAGTATGGATGACTTGCCGATTGACGAGACCCCGCAAGCGTTAGCCGATAGCGTACTGGACTGGGTTGACGCCAATAGTAATACCTATCGAGATGGTGCAGAAGAAGATGAATATTTATCGCGCAGTACGCCATATTTAACTGCGAATCATTTTTTAGCATCGATATCAGAGTTACGGGTTATCAAAGGGTTTAACCCGCTAGTGATGAAAAAATTAACTCCTTTTTTATGTGTGATCCCAGGGAGTGATTTAATGGCAATTAATGTCAATACCATTCCCCAAGAGAGCAGTGTTATTTTGGCGGCGCTGATTGATGTTGATGCTAGTGCAGCCAGTTCAATTTTATCGGCAAGACCCGATGGCGGCTGGGACTCATTTGCTGATTTTTATAATGAAGCTAAAGCGAGTAACCCGAAAAATTTGGCTAATCCCGACCCAAGAATTGTTATAAATAGTAACTATTTTCAGCTGGCAGCAACTGCCACTTATGCTGAAAGTCGTTTTCAATTGACGACTCAGTTTTATGTCGATGATAAAGATAACGTAACCATACTGGCGCGAAAATTTGGAGCCGTACAGTGA
- the gspL gene encoding type II secretion system protein GspL, with product MTEALIIRVNGSQSAAINWLIWSQAEHEIIASGTLDGADELDALTDKAQGRECVLLLPASQAQLKRVTLPSKWGAKLQQALPFIIEDEIASDIDDVFIAVGQAHNIDDKHQLDVAIVDEQWMTQWLECLTSHGLAPSKVLPDAMLLPLPEDEHHVSAIELDGKWLFRGMPWHIAQVERPWLEMYLHAQKVETVRHYSPCDFTGVNLESNPDDVDLPLAIFARQLPHCTFNLLQGQYKVKKQGSPFWRTWRAPLIAASVALVLSLGFKATALYQINQQLIQSEADITAQYLSAFPGSKVRFHLIRNQIRNKLAAVDGESESDFLALMESVVPVFSSVKAFHPESLRYDAKRQELRFRAVGKDFQSFNQVKTELEKRGLTVEQGGLNNEGDTVVGELKVRVQA from the coding sequence GTGACAGAAGCATTAATAATAAGAGTAAATGGTAGCCAATCGGCAGCCATTAATTGGCTAATTTGGTCGCAAGCAGAACACGAAATTATCGCCAGTGGCACACTAGATGGCGCAGATGAATTAGATGCATTAACTGATAAAGCACAAGGTCGAGAGTGTGTCTTGTTGTTACCCGCATCACAAGCGCAATTAAAGCGAGTCACGTTACCGAGTAAATGGGGCGCGAAACTTCAGCAGGCACTGCCATTTATTATTGAAGATGAAATCGCCAGCGATATTGATGATGTATTTATTGCTGTTGGGCAAGCACATAATATTGACGATAAACACCAGCTTGATGTGGCAATTGTCGATGAACAATGGATGACGCAGTGGCTGGAGTGTTTAACCTCGCATGGATTAGCGCCGAGCAAAGTCCTTCCTGATGCGATGTTATTGCCGCTTCCAGAAGATGAACACCATGTTAGTGCTATCGAACTTGATGGAAAATGGTTGTTTAGAGGGATGCCTTGGCATATTGCGCAAGTAGAGCGCCCTTGGTTGGAGATGTATCTTCATGCGCAAAAAGTGGAGACGGTTCGTCATTATTCGCCGTGTGATTTTACTGGGGTGAACTTAGAGTCAAATCCTGATGATGTTGACCTCCCTTTAGCAATTTTCGCGCGTCAATTACCTCACTGCACATTTAATTTATTACAAGGTCAGTACAAGGTTAAAAAACAAGGCTCGCCGTTTTGGCGCACTTGGCGGGCACCACTGATTGCAGCTTCTGTGGCATTGGTTTTATCCTTGGGCTTTAAAGCAACTGCCTTGTATCAAATTAATCAGCAGTTAATACAAAGTGAAGCAGACATTACTGCGCAGTATTTGTCGGCCTTTCCTGGCAGTAAGGTTCGTTTTCATTTAATTCGTAATCAAATCCGAAACAAACTCGCGGCAGTTGATGGTGAGTCAGAAAGTGATTTCTTAGCATTGATGGAGTCGGTAGTGCCTGTATTTTCATCGGTCAAAGCATTCCATCCTGAGTCATTACGTTATGATGCCAAGCGACAAGAATTACGTTTTAGAGCGGTCGGTAAAGACTTCCAAAGTTTTAACCAAGTAAAAACCGAGCTAGAAAAACGGGGTTTAACTGTTGAGCAAGGTGGGTTAAATAACGAAGGTGATACGGTTGTAGGAGAGCTAAAAGTGAGGGTTCAAGCATGA
- the gspM gene encoding type II secretion system protein GspM → MNQVVKYWQSLNAKEQKLLSIAGGVFVLFVLVMGVIRPLNAALAKAEKELASQQQLAVWLQTSIQKIKASNPRAVSSSASLSSLVNTSKNRYNITINRMQPKDDSLRVSIDTVEFNKLVDWLAELTAQHGVMITNVELSKHDSPGFVKVNRLVIEK, encoded by the coding sequence ATGAATCAGGTAGTTAAATATTGGCAATCCTTAAATGCGAAAGAGCAAAAACTACTCAGCATTGCGGGTGGAGTATTTGTTTTGTTTGTGTTGGTGATGGGTGTGATTCGCCCTTTGAATGCCGCATTAGCAAAAGCTGAAAAAGAGCTCGCCAGCCAGCAACAATTAGCGGTGTGGTTGCAAACAAGTATTCAGAAAATCAAAGCCAGTAACCCTCGTGCTGTGTCTAGTTCGGCGTCGTTGAGTAGCCTAGTTAATACCAGTAAAAATCGCTATAACATCACTATTAACCGGATGCAGCCAAAAGATGATAGCTTGCGGGTGAGTATCGATACTGTCGAGTTTAATAAATTGGTCGATTGGTTAGCAGAATTAACCGCTCAACACGGAGTGATGATCACCAATGTTGAACTGAGCAAGCATGATAGTCCTGGATTTGTGAAGGTAAACCGTTTGGTAATTGAGAAGTAA
- a CDS encoding type II secretion system protein N, whose protein sequence is MKKTIFLVILFMVSWLFFIVCLMPAHIAVSAAQPYLPKQLQIGDVSGTLWQGRVSELLYQGTYIQGVDWQLSGGTLLLGQAKLAVTFGDAKQAQLLSGKSEINYGLFNAQLTLSNTLLRAPLQTVISQLQLPLPINIKGRLLADIPLYQLGAPYCELLQGDLMTQDVSVQGTSGWFSLDTILGEASCQEGGVALKIEPDNELGLELNAVLSGPNQLAASGFVKPAESLPRDVHNAVKFLGRADAQGRYTLRF, encoded by the coding sequence ATGAAAAAAACGATCTTTTTAGTCATCCTGTTTATGGTCTCTTGGTTATTTTTTATTGTGTGTTTAATGCCAGCACATATTGCGGTAAGTGCTGCGCAGCCATATTTGCCAAAGCAGTTACAAATCGGCGATGTATCGGGCACATTATGGCAAGGCCGAGTTAGCGAACTTCTCTATCAGGGCACGTATATCCAAGGTGTAGATTGGCAGTTGTCTGGAGGAACATTACTCCTTGGGCAAGCGAAATTGGCCGTCACCTTTGGTGATGCGAAGCAGGCTCAATTGTTATCAGGAAAAAGTGAGATCAATTATGGTTTGTTTAACGCGCAGCTGACATTATCAAATACATTGTTACGCGCTCCTTTACAAACTGTGATTAGCCAACTGCAATTACCACTACCTATTAATATCAAAGGCCGCTTGTTGGCTGATATCCCGCTTTATCAGTTAGGGGCTCCATACTGTGAATTACTGCAAGGGGACTTGATGACTCAAGATGTCTCAGTGCAAGGTACTTCAGGCTGGTTTAGTCTTGATACGATTTTAGGGGAAGCTTCCTGCCAAGAAGGAGGGGTGGCATTAAAGATTGAGCCTGATAATGAATTAGGGCTTGAGCTTAATGCGGTGTTATCGGGTCCAAATCAATTGGCCGCTTCAGGGTTTGTTAAACCTGCTGAGTCATTGCCGCGAGATGTTCATAACGCAGTGAAATTTTTAGGCCGTGCTGATGCCCAAGGGCGTTACACGCTTCGTTTTTAA
- a CDS encoding UPF0149 family protein, with protein MQQLHLTSDEKQALAAWLTSPELAGKAMPFAQLEGYLFALICAPAPLEMDVWVKQVIGEDISALSEDQLFALMALHNEMSEQVFETGFVLPSYLKTLAGQCIEDQTQGDGQLWCLGFALGAIDYVSDILKSGQLDQQLNESFTLAFNCLSVLAQPEQIASNAKQLSMPDDVYLTNMISLMPDFALGFAELVEMAALQSGLFDQEGWE; from the coding sequence GTGCAACAACTTCATTTAACATCCGATGAAAAGCAGGCGCTAGCTGCGTGGCTCACTTCCCCTGAGCTTGCTGGCAAAGCGATGCCATTTGCTCAGCTCGAAGGGTATTTGTTCGCCTTAATTTGTGCCCCAGCTCCACTTGAAATGGATGTATGGGTCAAGCAAGTGATCGGTGAAGATATTAGTGCACTATCGGAAGATCAATTATTTGCATTAATGGCGCTTCATAATGAGATGAGTGAGCAAGTCTTTGAAACGGGATTTGTATTACCGAGTTATCTTAAAACGTTGGCTGGGCAATGTATTGAAGATCAAACCCAAGGAGATGGTCAGCTTTGGTGTTTAGGTTTTGCACTCGGTGCGATTGACTATGTCAGTGATATTTTGAAAAGCGGTCAACTTGATCAGCAATTAAATGAAAGTTTTACATTGGCATTTAATTGTTTATCTGTGCTCGCGCAGCCAGAACAGATAGCTTCGAATGCAAAACAGCTCTCGATGCCAGATGACGTCTATTTGACCAATATGATTTCTTTAATGCCTGATTTTGCGCTTGGTTTTGCCGAGTTGGTCGAAATGGCTGCTTTGCAAAGTGGCTTATTTGATCAAGAAGGTTGGGAATAA
- the ccoG gene encoding cytochrome c oxidase accessory protein CcoG — translation MDKKIDIKNIPVDVKIQPPNPDKSDRFNPRNRIYVRAVNGLHQMLRQRLGFIAMLSFMLLPWITFNGQQAILFDIFAQKFNIFGMTLWPQDLTILAWICIIAAFALFLVTAFYGRVWCGYMCPQTVWTFIFIWFEEKFEGSANQRKKLDQRPMDFDKFWRKTAKHSSWVAFSLFTSLTFAGYFTPIAQLMVDFFTWQASAYAVGCVLFFTVCTYGNAGWMREIMCLHICPYSRFQSAMFDKDTFTVTYDAARGESRGPRGRKQDPKTLGLGDCIDCNLCVQVCPTGIDIRNGLQYECINCGACIDACDGVMDKMNYAKGLIAYTTERNLSSGKNTKAVRPKLIGYSAVLIIMIGVLAADIISRKPMDLDIIRDRNQLFRMTNEGLVENTYTLKILNKSQQDQYYNIEIEGLAHFNYLGKQEVHIKAGESYSLPLSIAIDPYDLKKPVTEFNFVLFNKDTPDSRIAQPSNFFKGR, via the coding sequence ATGGACAAGAAAATAGACATTAAGAATATTCCGGTTGATGTAAAAATTCAGCCGCCGAACCCAGATAAGTCCGATCGATTTAATCCTAGAAACAGAATTTATGTTAGGGCGGTGAATGGCTTACATCAAATGTTGCGCCAGCGGTTAGGCTTTATCGCTATGCTGTCTTTTATGTTACTGCCTTGGATAACCTTTAATGGTCAGCAAGCGATTTTGTTTGATATTTTTGCACAAAAATTCAATATTTTTGGTATGACGCTTTGGCCACAAGATCTAACCATATTGGCTTGGATTTGTATTATTGCTGCATTTGCTTTATTTCTGGTGACCGCATTTTATGGTCGGGTTTGGTGTGGTTATATGTGCCCGCAAACAGTGTGGACTTTTATTTTTATTTGGTTTGAAGAAAAGTTTGAGGGCAGTGCAAATCAGCGTAAAAAGCTCGATCAACGGCCGATGGATTTTGATAAATTTTGGCGCAAAACGGCAAAACACAGTAGTTGGGTGGCTTTCTCTTTATTTACCTCATTAACCTTTGCTGGGTATTTCACTCCAATAGCACAATTAATGGTGGACTTTTTTACTTGGCAGGCGAGTGCCTATGCGGTTGGTTGTGTGTTGTTTTTCACTGTGTGTACCTATGGGAATGCAGGCTGGATGCGTGAAATCATGTGTTTGCACATTTGCCCATACTCACGCTTTCAATCTGCCATGTTTGATAAAGACACCTTTACTGTAACTTATGATGCGGCTCGTGGCGAAAGTAGAGGGCCACGAGGACGTAAACAAGATCCAAAAACACTTGGTCTGGGTGACTGTATTGACTGCAACTTATGTGTGCAAGTCTGTCCAACCGGAATCGATATCCGTAATGGCTTACAGTATGAATGTATCAACTGTGGTGCTTGTATCGATGCATGTGATGGCGTTATGGATAAAATGAATTATGCCAAAGGGCTAATTGCATATACGACTGAGCGCAATCTAAGCAGCGGAAAAAATACCAAAGCAGTGCGACCAAAATTGATAGGTTATAGCGCAGTATTGATCATTATGATTGGCGTGTTGGCTGCTGACATCATTAGTCGCAAGCCAATGGATTTGGATATTATTCGCGATCGAAATCAGCTATTTAGAATGACAAATGAAGGTTTAGTTGAAAATACCTATACCCTCAAAATATTAAATAAGTCGCAACAAGACCAATATTACAATATTGAAATCGAAGGATTAGCGCATTTTAATTATTTGGGCAAACAAGAAGTGCATATTAAAGCTGGTGAGTCATACAGTTTACCGCTTTCTATCGCGATAGACCCATATGATTTGAAGAAGCCAGTGACAGAATTCAACTTTGTTTTATTCAATAAAGACACCCCGGACAGTCGCATTGCGCAACCGAGTAACTTCTTTAAAGGGCGTTAA